Proteins encoded in a region of the Methylosinus trichosporium OB3b genome:
- a CDS encoding ABC transporter permease, with the protein MQANLLDVTARVSSRRDGAAVSFALAGDWVLAAAMDIERAAEKMVADGRGATRAVVDLVHVSRLDTAGAWVIGRALDELARAGVEASVEGARPEHELLLREAHFRRFETDSRPRSSLCIDILADLGRSVVTAGRDAFAGAVFLGEFVAVTGRAVAIARRFRFTSFVYHLENFGLRSVPIIALINLLVGAIVAQQGIFQLRRFGASTYAVDLIGVLVLRELGVLLSSIMIAGRSGSAITAELGSMKMREEIDALRVMGLSPMDALVTPRILALVVAMPLLAFIADMSALFGGLLVCWGYEGISPVAYLEWLQAAIGRNTFMVGIIKAPFMAFTIGIVSAMEGMSTKGSAESLGRHVTAAVVKSIFMVIVLDGLFAIFFASIKY; encoded by the coding sequence ATGCAGGCCAACCTCCTCGACGTCACGGCTCGCGTTTCGTCGCGACGGGATGGCGCGGCGGTCTCGTTCGCGCTGGCGGGAGACTGGGTGCTCGCCGCCGCCATGGATATAGAGCGCGCTGCGGAGAAGATGGTGGCCGACGGGCGCGGCGCGACGCGCGCCGTCGTTGATCTCGTCCATGTCTCGCGTCTCGACACGGCCGGCGCCTGGGTGATCGGCCGCGCGCTCGACGAGCTCGCCCGCGCCGGCGTCGAGGCGAGCGTGGAAGGCGCCCGGCCCGAGCATGAGCTATTGCTGCGCGAGGCGCATTTCCGCCGCTTCGAGACCGACTCCCGTCCGCGCTCGAGCCTTTGCATCGATATTCTCGCCGATCTCGGCCGCTCCGTCGTCACGGCGGGACGCGACGCCTTTGCGGGCGCGGTGTTTCTCGGCGAGTTCGTCGCGGTCACGGGGCGAGCGGTGGCGATCGCGCGGCGCTTCCGCTTCACCTCCTTCGTCTATCACCTCGAGAATTTCGGCCTGCGCAGCGTGCCGATCATCGCCCTCATCAATCTCCTGGTCGGGGCGATCGTCGCGCAGCAGGGCATTTTCCAGCTGCGCCGATTCGGCGCCTCGACCTATGCGGTCGACCTCATCGGCGTTCTGGTGCTGCGCGAGCTCGGCGTGCTGCTCAGCTCGATCATGATCGCCGGCCGCTCGGGCTCGGCCATCACCGCCGAGCTCGGCTCGATGAAGATGCGCGAGGAGATCGACGCGTTACGCGTGATGGGCCTCTCGCCGATGGATGCGCTGGTCACGCCGCGCATATTGGCGCTCGTCGTCGCAATGCCGCTGCTCGCCTTCATCGCCGACATGTCGGCGCTGTTCGGCGGCCTGCTCGTGTGCTGGGGCTATGAGGGCATCAGCCCGGTCGCCTATCTCGAATGGCTGCAGGCGGCGATCGGGCGCAACACCTTCATGGTCGGCATCATAAAGGCGCCGTTCATGGCCTTCACCATCGGCATCGTCAGCGCGATGGAAGGCATGTCGACGAAAGGTTCAGCCGAATCGCTCGGACGGCACGTCACCGCCGCGGTGGTGAAGTCGATCTTCATGGTCATCGTGCTCGATGGTCTGTTCGCGATCTTTTTCGCCTCGATCAAATATTAG